In the genome of Chloroflexota bacterium, the window GCCAGAACAAGCGGGGCGGGTGCTCATGCCGCGTTCCCGCGGGGTGAGAGCCGCCCCCTACCCGCCAGCAAGATCGGCAATTCAAACACAAAGGAGTCCGAAGTGAAGATTGCTGTCAGTGCTACAGCAAACGATCTAGATTCGGCGGTCAGCCCGGTCTTCGGGCGCTGCCCGTTCTACCTGTTCGTAGATACAGACACCATGGAATTCAGCGCCGTACCCAATCCCGCAATGGATGCATCGGGCGGCGCCGGAATCCAGGCCGCCCAGTTCATCGTAGAGCAGGGCGCACAGGCACTGTTGACCGGCAACGTCGGCCCGAATGCGATGGAAGTGCTGAACGCGGCAGGCGTGGCCGTCTATCCCGTGGCGCAGGGCACCGTGCGGGAAGCCGTGGAAGCGTTCCGCGCCGGGAACTTGCAGAACGTCGGAGAGGCGACCGTGCCCGCCGACGCCGGAAAGTCCGCGCCGCGCATCATCGGTACTACCGTGAGCGGGCCCGCAGGCCAGGGCACAGGTCTCGGCGCAGGCCGGGGCGCGGGACAAGGGGCCGGCAGAGGCATGGGACAAGGCATGGGCAGGGGCGGCGGCAGAGGTATGGGCCGCGGCGGCGGTCGCGGCAGATGCGGCGGAGGGAGACGCGGCGGCTGATGCCCCGCCATCCCATGCTGCCCAAGGAGCAGTATCATGATCCA includes:
- a CDS encoding NifB/NifX family molybdenum-iron cluster-binding protein gives rise to the protein MKIAVSATANDLDSAVSPVFGRCPFYLFVDTDTMEFSAVPNPAMDASGGAGIQAAQFIVEQGAQALLTGNVGPNAMEVLNAAGVAVYPVAQGTVREAVEAFRAGNLQNVGEATVPADAGKSAPRIIGTTVSGPAGQGTGLGAGRGAGQGAGRGMGQGMGRGGGRGMGRGGGRGRCGGGRRGG